The Amycolatopsis jiangsuensis nucleotide sequence TTCGCGCGAGCGCTCGCTTCCGCGAGGTAAACGATTTTCCCGGGTGAGTACCGTGAGGCGCATGCGCGTGCTTGCCTTCCTCGACGGATCCCTTGCCGACTCCGGAGCCGCCCACCTGCGGGTGGACGACCTCGGTCTGCTGCGTGGAGACGGGGTGTTCGAGACCATCCTCGTGGCGGACAAGAAGCCGCGGGAACTGCGCCCGCACCTCGACCGGCTCGCCCGTTCCGCGGCGATGCTGGACCTGCCGGCGCCCGACCTGGCCGGCTTCGAACGCGCTGCCCGTGCGGTGATCGACGGATGGCAGGGCGGCAGGGAAATCGCGCTGAAGCTCGTGTACACGCGAGGGGTCGACGGCGATCCGGCGGGCACGCCGACGGCGTTCGCGCTGGGCGTGGAAGTTGACGCGAAGGTGTTGCGGGCACGCGAGGACGGCGTGTCCGTGGTGACGCTGGAGCGTGGCTTCGGCCCGGACGTCGCCGAGCACGCGCCATGGTTGCTGCTGGGCTCGAAGTCGATCTCCTACGCGGTGAACATGGCCGCGTTGCGAGAAGCGGCGCGGCGCGGTGCGCAGGACGTTATTTTCACGGCCACGGACGGATCCGTGCTGGAAGGCCCGACGTCCACCGTGATACTGGCCAAGGACCGCACGCTCTACACGCCGCCGTCCACCATCGGCATCCTGCCCGGCACCACGCAGTACGCGCTGTTCCGCGGTGCGGAGAAGGCGGGCTGGAACGTGAAGGTGGAACCGCTCGCGGCCACCGACCTGGCCCGTGGCGACGGGGTATTCCTGGCCTCTTCGGTCCGGCTGGTCACCCGCGTGCACACGCTCGACGGCGTGGCGCTGCCCGATTCGACCGCCGTGCACCAGGAGTTGGCCGCGATCTACGAGTCCGAGTACTCGGGCTGAGCCGCGCTGATCCGCACCACCGACGCCGGCACGCCTTCCGCCCGGTAGGCGGTGATCTTGTGGTGACCGTCGAGCAGCAGCGCGCGGGCACCGGACAGCACGATCGCCACCGGCAGGTGGCCGGACCGGATCGCGGCGCGATAGTAGGTCACGCGTGCGTGGTCGTGCTCCGGCCACTCGGTGGCCGGCACGAGAGCGGCGGCCTCGGTCAGCCGCTCCGGCCCGTTCACCCGGTAGTCGCCGTCCACGAGCAGCGCCAGCACCGCACGCAGCGTGTCCGCCAGCGGACGCCGCAGCTGACCGGTGGCCAGCGCGATGCGCAGCGACTGCGGCAGCTCCACGCGTCCGCCGGTGTTCAGCTCCAGGAAACCCGCGCCACCGGTGATCGTTACCCGTTCCACACCCGGAAGGACGGCTGGAAGCGCAGCAAGGTTCCGGGACGGACCTGGGCGAGTGCGTCGAGTGATTTCCGTCTCACCGTCGCCGCCACCGGATACCCGCCGGTCGTCGGATGGTCGGCGAGGAACACGATCGGCTGACCGTCGGGCGGGACCTGGATCGCGCCGGTCACGATGCCCTCGCTCGGCAGCTCGCCGGTGCGAGCGCGGCGCAGCGGCGGCCCGTCGAGGCGGAGGCCGACGCGATTGACCTCGGCGGTGACCGTCCACCAGCAGCCGAGCCCGGCCGCGGCGTCGGCGAGCCAGTCGTCCCGTGGTCCCAGCAGAACCGGCACGACGAGCTCGGCCGGGGCGGACGCGGGAGGCACGACGTCGGCTCCGGCAGGCAGCCCCGTCGCCGAGCCGAGCGGGACCGTCATGCCCGGTTCGAGCGGCACCGGCCCGAGGCCCGAGAGCACGTCCCGCGAACGGCTGCCCAGCACCGGCTCCACGGCCAGGCCCCCGGACACCGCGAGATAGCAGCGCAGCCCGGTCGACGGCGTGCCGATGGTGAGCCGCTGTCCTGCCCGCAGCGGCACGGGCACGTGTGAGCCGACCTCGCGACCGTCCACAGTGACCGGTACGGACGGTCCGGTCACCGCCGCCGTGCATGATTCCGTCGCCCGCACCTCCAGGCCGCCGAGCACGGTTTCGACCCCGGCCGCGTCCTCGGAGTTGCCGGCCAGCCGGTTCGCCAGCCGCAACGCCGCGGCGTCCAGTGCGCCGGAGGGCGGCACTCCCAGGTGTGCGTACCCGGGGCGGCCGAGGTCCTGGACGAGCGCGAGCGGACCGGTCGCAACGATCTCCAGCGCCCGCATGATCCGCTCCGCCGGCGGCTGTGGGCCTCAGCCCACCACACGACGCAACAGCGCCGAGGCGTGCGGCTGCATCTCCTGGCCCATCATCGCGCGCTCCTCGACGTAGCCGAGGTCGCCGTTGATCAGGCCGTAGAGTCGCCGGGCACCGGTGACGTCCTTGGCCGTCGCGGAGCGGATGACCGCGTCCGTGCCCAGCTCCCAGGACGTCTGGTTGCGTGGTTTGCCGTAGAACAGTTCGACGACGCCCGAGCTGTGGGTGAGCAGCAGCTCCAGCGTGTCGTCCTCCTGCGGCCGCCAGAACCCCGACTCGCGGGCGGCCGGGCGCAGCACGCTGCCGTCCTCGTTCAGCAGCCACGAACGTGCCTCGTGGACGACGAACGGGCGGCCGTCGTGGGACACGGTGAGCTGCTGCGCGAACTTGATCGGCCCGTCGATGGTCGGGTACGAGATCTCGCCCTCGCCGCGCCAGACGCCGACCAGCGGAAGCAGCGCCAGGCAGGCGTCGTTCAGGTTCTCGCCCTCGCGCAGGTTGGCCGTGTCGTTCGGAATCGGGAGGTCGTCCCACAACGGCAGGTTGCGCTCGCGCGTGCTCGCCGCGCGTTCCTCGGCCGCCGCGATGGCCTCGTCGCCACTCGTGGTCATGCCGCTCAGCGTTGCTCGGCGTACAGCCGGTAGACGACGTAGACCGCGAACCACACGATCGCGATACCCGCGAGGATCAGCAGAATCGTAAACAGGGTCTCCACGTCCAGCAGAATAGTCGGCCCGCCGTCGTCCGGCCCCGCGCGGGCCACCTCCGGTGAGCACAGTCACCACCCTGAACGCCGTGAAGGCCCCTTCGACGGAACCGGATTCCGTCGAAGGGGCCTTCACGCCCGTCGAATGGCGGGTCAGGCGACCGAAATCGCCAGCTGGTGCAGACCCGGACCGGCCGCGGTGACTGAGGCTTCGCCGTTGCCCGTGCGGTGCAGCGCGCGCACCGTCCACGAGCCCGCCGCCGCGTAGAAGCGGAAATCGCCGTCGTCGGAGGAGACCACCTCGCCGGCGAAGTCGCCGCCGCCGTCGAGCAGGCGGACGAACGCGCCGCCCACCGGTCCCGCGGTGCCGGTCACCTTGCCGGCCAGCACGACCTGACCGTTGGTGTCGAAGTCCGCCGGGGTCGCCTCCTGGACCGGAGCGCCGCAGCCGTCGTCGGCCGCCATCACTTCGCTCCCAGCTCGACCGGCACGCCGACCAGCGAGCCGTACTCGGTCCAGGAACCGTCGTAGTTCTTCACGTCGGAGTAGCCGAGCAGCTCGTGCAGCGCGAACCACGCGATCGACGAGCGCTCACCGATGCGGCAGTAGGCGATGGTCGCCTTCGACTCGTCGATGCCCGCCTCGGCGTACAGCTCCTTGATCTCGTCCTCGGACTTGAAGGTGCCGTCCTCGTTGGCCACCTTCGCCCACGGCACGTTCAGCGCGCCCGGGATGTGGCCGGGCACCTGCGCGACCTCCTGCGGAAGGTGCGCCGGGGCGAGCAGCTTGCCGGCGAACTCGTCCGGCGAACGCACGTCCACGTAGTTCTTCGCGCCGATGGACTGCACGACCTCGTCGCGGAACGCGCGGATCGAGGTGTCCGGCTCCTTCGCCCGGTACTGCGTGGCGTCGCGCTTGACCTCGTCGGAGTTCAGCTCACGGCCGTCGAGCTCCCACTTCTTGCGGCCGCCGTCGAGCAGCTGCACGTTCTGGTGGCCGTAGAGCTTGAAGTACCAGTAGGCGTAGGCGGCGAACCAGTTGTTGTTGCCGCCGTAGAGGATCACCCGGTCGTCGTTGGAGATGCCCTTCTCCGACAGCAGCTTTTCGAAGTCCTCCTTGCTGACGAAGTCGCGGCGCACCTTGTCCTGCAGGTCGTTGCGCCAGTCGAGCTTCACCGCACCGCGGATGTGCCCGGTGTCGTAGGCGGTGGTGTCCTCGTCGACCTCGGCGAACACCACACCGGGGGTGTCCAGGTTCTCCTCGGCCCACTGGGTGGTGACCAGGACGTCTTCACGGCTCATGGAGCGAACTCTCTTTCTGGGGGATGGTTTTCTACGAGGCCCGGGCCGGGCTGAAACGCTTGATCAGCAGGTACATCTCGCAGCCGAGGCAGAAGTCGAACGCCGCGTTGAGAAAGGCCGCGAACAACGCGAACGCGGTCGCCACGATGCCCAGCGTGCTCACGCCCGCGACGAAGCCGATCGTGCCGATCAACGCGAACACGAAGCCGACCGCCTGCGCGAACCGCAGCGGGGCGGCGTCCTCGCGCTCACCCGGCGGGCCCAGCCGCGGCGCGACGAGCAGCCGGTAGACCACCGAGTACGGCGCCGGCTTGAGCCCGATGAAAGCGCCGATCGCGAACACCACGGTCTGCAGCGCGAGCAGCGGCCACCACTGCGTCACGAGCACCACGGCGAGCACCACCGTGGTCACGATCGCGGCGAACCTGGGACCACGCGGGTCGACGGCCGGTCCGGCGGACATGGTTCCTCCTGCTTGGTGCGAGGGGAATCGGTGCGAGGGAAGAGCACGCGGGGAAACGCGAAGGCGAGGCGCGAGACGTGCTTCAGCGCCGGCCGGTGAACCGCGGACACAAGCTGCTGCGCACGCGGCACAGATCCACCGCGCGGCGCTGCGTCAGGAGGGTGATGGGCAGCTCGTCCACAGCACGCAGGGTACCCAGTCTTCCCTCACTGCGGGAACCTGGTTCATACCTTGGGACGAGTTCCGGATCCTGGGAAACAACCCCGGCTCAGCCGGTGGCCGCGAGGTGCGGACGCAGGGCTTCCAGCAGCTCAGGCCCCTTGGGCAGGCCGCCGACCCGCAGCAGCTCGCGGCCGTCCGGGGTCAGCGCGAGGGTGGTCGGGGTCCGCAGCACGGAAAGCGCCTGCGCGACCTCCGGCTGGTTCGTGACGTCGAGGTCCACGTGCCGCAACCCCGGGGTTTTGTCCGCCAGCGCGGACAGCAGCGCCCGCGTGTGCCGGCAGGGAGCGCAGAACGTGGTGGAGATCTGCACCAGCGTGACGGCCGCCCCCGCGTCGAGCACCTCGGCGACGGGAGCGGGCAAGTGCGCAGCGGCCGACCGGCCGGCACGGTCCGCGGTGGTGGACGCGGCAACGGGTGTCTCCGTGTCTTCGCCGGCCCCCGTATGCGCGGCCCGCTTGGCCGGGCGGATCCGGCCGTCGCGTGACTTCAGCAGGAAACCGGCCGCCAGCGCGACGACCAGTACCGCCAGCAGGACCCAAAATCCGACCACCGGGTACTCACCCCTTCGGTGTCTTCGTGACCGACAGGTCGGCGAAGCTCACGCCGGTCGCCTTGCCCTTGATCGTCACCGAGCCGCTGTCCACGCGCACCGCGGTCGGGGTGACCGAGAGCGGCAGCGTGCTGGTGTCGATCGTGGCGCGGAAGTTCGGCAGCAACGCCTTCTGCACAGCGTCTGGAACAGTCGTGGTCGACTGGTCATTCCCGAACTGCAGACGGTGCGGCACGATCGAGATGCTCTTGCCCTCGAGCTGGATCAGCGCGAAGCAGAAGATCTCCACCTTCTGCCCGGCCACCTGCACGTCGCCGGAGATGCGCATTCCGGCGGTGGTGTCGTCGGCAGGCTCGCCCGCCTCGTCGGTCGGCGTCGGATCGGGCTGCTTGCCCTCCTCGGTGTCGCCGTACTTCACGTAGGACTGGGTGGACTGGTCGATCTTCAGGTTCTGGATCTTGTCCAGCGGTGAGATCCGGGCGATGTCGGAGGCCTTGATGGTGACCCCGCCGGTGAGCTTGCCGATCTTCACCGACTCCGTCTTCCCGGAGGCGATGTCCGACAGCGGCGCGGTGACGTCCTCCAGTTCCGCGCTCACCCGCACGTCACGCAGGCTCTCGCCGACCGGCACGCCGTCCGCGTAGACCGAGATGTGACTGTAGTCACCGGAGAGTGCCTCGACGAGGAACGGGAAGCCGTGGATGTCCACCGACGGATCGTCGCTCAGGCTCAGCTGCGTACGGGCCCGTTGGGAGATCTCGTGCTCGGCGAAGGCCGCGGCACCGAAATCGGCCCCGACCAGTACGAGCACCACCACGCCGAGGGCGATGACCCAGCGGCGCACCCGGCGTCCGCGGCGGCTGGTTCCCGGCCGGGTCGCCGGTCGGTCGCCTTGCGTCGCGGGCCCTCTGCTCACCATCGCGGGGGTACTCCTGTTCGTCGGCGGGGCGCTTCGCCCAGGTGTGATCGATCCAGCACGAGCTAGGTTCCAGGCCCGTTAACCCGCTATTCTCACTCAGCACCGACCGGCGCCACGTTCGAGGCGGCGAAACTGTGAAGGCGGTGCGGCTGATGAGCCTGGACCTCTTGGTGTTGACTGCGGAAGCTGACGCGACCTCGGTACTCCCCGCTCTCGACCTGCTGCCGCACACGGTACGCGTACGCCCTCCCGAAGTGACCGCCCTGCTCGACGCCGGGCACCGGGACGTGATCCTGCTGGACGCGCGCACTGATCTGGCGTCGGCGAAAAGCCTCTGCCGGCTGCTGAAGGGCGCCGGAGACGACGAGGCCGGCACTCCGGTGATCGCCGTCATCGGGGAGGGCGGCCTGGTGGCGGTCAGCGCGGAATGGCGCGCCGACGACATCCTGCTCCCGACCGCGGGCCCGGCCGAGGCCGACGCGCGGCTGCGGCTGGTCACCACCCGCGACGGTGGCGCCGGGCAGGCGGACACCGAACTGCGCGTCGGTGACCTGGTGATCGACGAGGCCACCTACACCGCGAAGCTGCGCCGCCGCACGCTCGAGCTGACCTACAAGGAGTTCGAGCTGCTGAAGTACCTGGCGCAGCACGCGGGCCGGGTCTTCACCCGCGCCCAGCTGCTGCAGGAGGTCTGGGGTTACGACTTCTTCGGCGGCACCCGCACGGTGGACGTGCACGTCCGGCGCCTGCGCGCGAAACTCGGCCCCGAGCACGAGCAGATGATCGGCACCGTCCGCAACGTCGGCTACAAGTTCGAGCGGCCGGCCAAGGGGGCGAAGCCCGTCGTCCCCGCAGCTCCCGCCGTGCCTGCCGACGCACACGAGCTTTCGCGCCGCTGACGCCTGCCGCTCGCCGGCTCGGCAAGCCGTGACGGACCTCGCTGCGACCCGATCGGCCGGTGCGGTGTGGGTAGGGTCGAGCCGTGATCGAACTGAGCGACTGGACCACGGAACCCTTCCTCGACGAGGTTCGCGAGGTGCTGCGGGCCGCCGAGGCGCAGGACGGTCGTCCGGAGGTCGATCCGGCCGGTCCGTTGCCGCGTGAGTTCGCCGGCGGATGGCACCTGCTCGCCCGCCGCGACGGAGTCCCGGCCGGCTATCTGCACCTGGACGTCGACGGTGATGCGCACGGTCGTCAGGTCGCGGAACTCGTGGTGCGCCCCGGACATCGCCGCCACGGTGTGGGTGCCGCACTCACGCGGGCTCTCGTCGAACGCGCCGCGGCCGGGTTCCGGGTGTGGGCACACGGTGACCATCCCGGCGCGGCCGCCCTCGCCGCGAAGCTGGGGCTCGGCCGGCAGCGTGAGCTCTTGGTCCTGCACGTCGACGCGGACTCCGCGACCTGGCCGGAACCGGTGCTGCGCAACGATATCCGGCTGCGCACGTTCGTGCCCGCGCAGGACGAGGAAGCAGTGATCGCGGTCAACGCGCGCGCTTTCGACTGGCATCCTGAGCAGGGCGCGCTCACCGTCGCCGAACTGCGGGACGAGGAGCGGCAGGCGTGGTTCGACCCGGCGGGCTTCTTCCTGGCCGAGGACGATCGGCAGCGCGTCACCGGTTTCCACTGGACCAAGGTGCACGATCCGGTGGCCGGCCGGTTCGGTGGCGAGCCGGTCGGTGAGGTGTACGTCGTCGGGGTCGATCCGGCCACGCAGGGTGGCGGACTCGGGAAGGCACTGACGCTCGCCGGACTGCGTTACCTCCGGTCCAGGGGGCTACGGCAAGTGATCCTTTACGTCGAGGGCGACAACGCCGCGGCGCTCGCGGTGTACGAGAAGCTCGGGTTCACCCGTTTCGAGACCGACGTTCAGTACGGTCAGTGATCACCGTCGCCAAGACGCCGTGCGCAGTGTTACTTTCTGCGTACTGAGCGATCACGAGAAGGCCACGGCACTCGTTCGGGCGAGTCGCGCTGGTCACAGCCAGTGGCTTGTTCACTTCTCGTTCATCTGACCAAGGGTGACCGTCCACCGGCGCTGCCTAATGTCCGGATTCGGCGCGGTGCGAACCGCCGCCGATCCGGCCCGGATTCCAGCAGGCATCTGCCGAGTGGAGGAAATGCAGTGAAGATCATGCGGCCCCTGGGTGCCGTCGGCGTGGTGGCGAGTGCCGCTCTGGTGCTCGCCGCCTGTGGCTCCGACCCCGCCGCCTCGAACACCAACGCGGCAGCCTCGGGCGCGCCGGCCGCCACCGGTACCGCGCAGGTCGACTGCGGTGGCAAGAGCCCGCTGTCCGGTGAAGGCTCGACGGCGCAGAACAACGCCATCGAAATCTTCAAGCAGCAGTACGGCAAGAAGTGCGACGGCCAGCAGGTCAACTACACCGCGAGCGGTTCCGGCGCCGGGGTCAAGCAGTTCAACGCCAACCAGGTCGACTTCGGCGGTTCGGACTCCCCGGTCACCGAGACCGACCTCGAAGCGGCGACCAAACGCTGTGCCTCCCCCGCCTGGAACATCCCGCTGGTGGTCGGCCCGGTCGCGGTCGGCTACCACCTGTCCGGGGTCGACAAGCTGACGCTGACCCCGACCGTGATCGCGAAGATCTTCAACGGTGGCATCACGAAGTGGAACGACCCGGCGATCAAGGCGGTCAAGGGCAACGAGAGCCTGAACCTGCCGGACAAGCCGATCCAGGTCGTCTCCCGCTCCGACGAGTCGGGCACCACGGACAACTTCCAGAAGTACCTGTCCGCGGCCGCCAAGGACGCGTGGACCCAGGGCGCGGGCAAGAAGTTCAACGGTGGCGTGGGCAACGGCGCGCAGGGCTCGAACGGCGTGGCCAGCACGGTCAAGGGTGCCGACGGCTCGATCACCTACGTGGAGGGCGCGTTCGCCAAGGACGGCGTCACCCCGGCGCTGATCGACAGCGGTTCCGGCGGCGTCGCGCTGTCCTCGGAGAACGTGGCGAAGTCGCTGGACTCGGCGAAGTTCCTGAACGAGGGCACGAACGACCTGGCGCTCGACCTCGACGGGATCTACTCGAGCAATGTGGCAGGCGCCTACCCGCTGCTGCTGACGACCTACGAGATCGTCTGCTCGAAGTACTCGAACCCGGATGTCGCCAAGGCCGTCAAGGCCTTCCTGACGGTGTCCGCGACCCAGGGGCAGCAGCCGCTGTCGGCCAAGGGGTACGTGCCGATCCCGCAGAGCCTGCAGGACAAGGTGCTGACCGCGGTCAAGGCGATCTCCTGACCGAGCGCGAGTAGCCGGAGCGAGTAGATACTGCCAGGAAAGTCGATGAGCGAACCACCCTGGACGCGAACGCCCACCGGCGACACCGGTGGGCGTTCGTCGTCCTCTCGAGCGTTCCCGGAGGATCCGATTTCGGACAACCCAGCCTCGCCGGCGCCCTCCGCGCCGCCCGGGGACACGAAGCCGAAGAAGGTGCGGGCCGGTGACCGCATCTTCCAGAACCTGACCACCGGGTCCGGCATCTTCGTCGTCGCGCTGATCGGCCTGATCGGGATCTTCCTGGTCATCCAGGCCATTCCGGCGCTGCGCGCGAACCACGCGAACTTCCTGTTCAACCACGGCTGGTCGACCAACGACCCGACGAACATGGCGTTCGGCATCGCGGACCTCGCCGAGGTCACCGTCGCGACCTCGGTGGTGGCGCTGATCATCGCGATGCCGATCTCGCTCGGCATCGCGCTCTTCCTGACCCAGTACGCGCCGTCCCGGCTGGCCCGGCCGTTCGCCTACGTGGTGGACCTGCTCGCCGCGGTGCCCTCGATCATCTTCGGTCTCTGGGGCATTCTCGTGTTCGCCCCGGCGATCGAGCCGTTCTCCCAGTGGATCAACGAAACCTTCGCGTGGTTCCCGCTGTTGGCGCCCGGCAACGTCGAGCCGAACGTGCGCGGCACGATCTTCACCGCGGGCATCGTGCTGGCGGTGATGATCCTTCCGATCATCACCTCGCTCTCGCGCGAGGTGTTCCAGCGGACGCCGACCACGCACATCGAGGGCGCGCTGGCGCTCGGCGCCACGCGCTGGGAGGTCATCCGCACCACGGTGCTGCCCTTCGGCAAGGCGGGCTACATCGGCGCGTCGATGCTCGGCCTCGGCCGCGCACTCGGCGAAACCATTGCGCTGGCGGTGATCCTGCTGATCCCGCAGGGGCGCAACTTCGACTGGAGCCTGTTCGACGGCGGCGCGACGTTCGCTTCGAAGATCGCCCAGAACTACAGTGAGTTCAACAATCCCACCTCGGCCGGTGCCTACATCGCGGCCGGTCTCGTGCTGTTCGTGCTGACGTTCCTGGTCAACTTCGCCGCCCGGTCGATCATCGCGAAGAAGGGGGACTGAGCATGTCGACCACGCTCGAACGGCCCGCGGTCACACCCGCCTTCCAGCAGGTCAGCACGAGCCGCAAACTCAAGAACGGCTTCGCGACCGTGCTCGTGTGGCTGTCCTTCCTGATCGCGGTGGTCCCACTGGTGTGGGTGCTGTACACGGTGATCGCGAACGGCATCAAGCGCCTGCCCTACACCAACTGGTGGAGCGAGGACTTCGGTTCGGTGCTGCCGGACGAGGTCGGCGGCGGGGTGCTGCACGCGGTCATCGGAACCCTGCTGCAGGGCCTGGTGTGCGCGGTGATCGCGGTACCGATCGGCATGCTGGTGGCGATCTACCTCGTGGAGTACGGCCGGGGCAAACTCGCCCGGCTCACCACGTTCATGGTGGACATCCTCTCCGGCGTTCCGTCCATTGTGGCCGCTCTGTTCATCTACGCGCTGTGGATCACCACGCTCGGCCTGCCGCGCAGCGGCTTCGCCGTGTCGCTGGCGCTGGTGCTGCTGATGATCCCGGTGGTCGTGCGGTCGGCGGAGGAAATGCTGCGGATCGTGCCGGACGATCTGCGGGAGGCCTCCTACGCGCTGGGCGTGCCGAAGTGGAAGACGATCATGAAGATCGTGCTGCCCACCGCGTTGTCCGGCATCATCGGCGGCATCATGATGGCGCTCGCCAGGGTGATGGGCGAGACCGCGCCACTGCTGGTGCTCGTGGGCTACTCCGCCTACACGAACTGGAACATCTTCGACGGCGAGCAGGCCGCGCTTCCGTTGGTGATGAACAACGAACGCGCCACCAACTCGATGGACCCCGGCAGCGTCGGCTTCGACCGGATCTGGGGCGCGGCGCTCACGCTGGTGCTCATCATCGCGTTGATCAACCTGCTCGCCACGGTCTTTTCCCGCCTCGTCGCCCCGAAGAAGAAGTGAGTCATGGCCAAGCGAATCGACGTCAAGGACCTGGACATCTACTACGGCAAGTTCCACGCCGTGGACAGCGTCACGCTGGACGTCCCGCCGCGGAACGTGACCGCGTTCATCGGCCCGTCCGGCTGCGGCAAGTCGACCGTGCTGCGCACCCTGAACCGGATGCACGAGGTCATCCCCGGTGCCAGGGTGGACGGTCAGGTGCTGCTCGACGGTGAGGACATCTACTCGTCCACTGTGGACCCGGTACAGGTGCGCCGGACCATCGGCATGGTGTTCCAGCGGCCCAATCCGTTCCCGACGATGTCCATCAAGGACAACGTGGTGGCCGGACTTCGTCTCGGCGGCACGAAGAACCGCAAGCAGCTCGACGAGGTCGCCGAACGCGCACTGCGTGGCGCGAACCTGTGGAACGAGGTCAAGGACCGGCTGACCAAGCCCGGTGGTGGC carries:
- a CDS encoding aminodeoxychorismate lyase, translated to MRVLAFLDGSLADSGAAHLRVDDLGLLRGDGVFETILVADKKPRELRPHLDRLARSAAMLDLPAPDLAGFERAARAVIDGWQGGREIALKLVYTRGVDGDPAGTPTAFALGVEVDAKVLRAREDGVSVVTLERGFGPDVAEHAPWLLLGSKSISYAVNMAALREAARRGAQDVIFTATDGSVLEGPTSTVILAKDRTLYTPPSTIGILPGTTQYALFRGAEKAGWNVKVEPLAATDLARGDGVFLASSVRLVTRVHTLDGVALPDSTAVHQELAAIYESEYSG
- a CDS encoding 5-oxoprolinase subunit C family protein, with amino-acid sequence MRALEIVATGPLALVQDLGRPGYAHLGVPPSGALDAAALRLANRLAGNSEDAAGVETVLGGLEVRATESCTAAVTGPSVPVTVDGREVGSHVPVPLRAGQRLTIGTPSTGLRCYLAVSGGLAVEPVLGSRSRDVLSGLGPVPLEPGMTVPLGSATGLPAGADVVPPASAPAELVVPVLLGPRDDWLADAAAGLGCWWTVTAEVNRVGLRLDGPPLRRARTGELPSEGIVTGAIQVPPDGQPIVFLADHPTTGGYPVAATVRRKSLDALAQVRPGTLLRFQPSFRVWNG
- a CDS encoding FABP family protein — its product is MTTSGDEAIAAAEERAASTRERNLPLWDDLPIPNDTANLREGENLNDACLALLPLVGVWRGEGEISYPTIDGPIKFAQQLTVSHDGRPFVVHEARSWLLNEDGSVLRPAARESGFWRPQEDDTLELLLTHSSGVVELFYGKPRNQTSWELGTDAVIRSATAKDVTGARRLYGLINGDLGYVEERAMMGQEMQPHASALLRRVVG
- a CDS encoding DUF1416 domain-containing protein, with amino-acid sequence MAADDGCGAPVQEATPADFDTNGQVVLAGKVTGTAGPVGGAFVRLLDGGGDFAGEVVSSDDGDFRFYAAAGSWTVRALHRTGNGEASVTAAGPGLHQLAISVA
- a CDS encoding sulfurtransferase, whose translation is MSREDVLVTTQWAEENLDTPGVVFAEVDEDTTAYDTGHIRGAVKLDWRNDLQDKVRRDFVSKEDFEKLLSEKGISNDDRVILYGGNNNWFAAYAYWYFKLYGHQNVQLLDGGRKKWELDGRELNSDEVKRDATQYRAKEPDTSIRAFRDEVVQSIGAKNYVDVRSPDEFAGKLLAPAHLPQEVAQVPGHIPGALNVPWAKVANEDGTFKSEDEIKELYAEAGIDESKATIAYCRIGERSSIAWFALHELLGYSDVKNYDGSWTEYGSLVGVPVELGAK
- a CDS encoding DUF4395 domain-containing protein, which encodes MSAGPAVDPRGPRFAAIVTTVVLAVVLVTQWWPLLALQTVVFAIGAFIGLKPAPYSVVYRLLVAPRLGPPGEREDAAPLRFAQAVGFVFALIGTIGFVAGVSTLGIVATAFALFAAFLNAAFDFCLGCEMYLLIKRFSPARAS
- a CDS encoding putative leader peptide, whose protein sequence is MDELPITLLTQRRAVDLCRVRSSLCPRFTGRR
- a CDS encoding TlpA family protein disulfide reductase, whose product is MVGFWVLLAVLVVALAAGFLLKSRDGRIRPAKRAAHTGAGEDTETPVAASTTADRAGRSAAAHLPAPVAEVLDAGAAVTLVQISTTFCAPCRHTRALLSALADKTPGLRHVDLDVTNQPEVAQALSVLRTPTTLALTPDGRELLRVGGLPKGPELLEALRPHLAATG
- a CDS encoding LmeA family phospholipid-binding protein, coding for MRRWVIALGVVVLVLVGADFGAAAFAEHEISQRARTQLSLSDDPSVDIHGFPFLVEALSGDYSHISVYADGVPVGESLRDVRVSAELEDVTAPLSDIASGKTESVKIGKLTGGVTIKASDIARISPLDKIQNLKIDQSTQSYVKYGDTEEGKQPDPTPTDEAGEPADDTTAGMRISGDVQVAGQKVEIFCFALIQLEGKSISIVPHRLQFGNDQSTTTVPDAVQKALLPNFRATIDTSTLPLSVTPTAVRVDSGSVTIKGKATGVSFADLSVTKTPKG
- a CDS encoding response regulator transcription factor, producing the protein MSLDLLVLTAEADATSVLPALDLLPHTVRVRPPEVTALLDAGHRDVILLDARTDLASAKSLCRLLKGAGDDEAGTPVIAVIGEGGLVAVSAEWRADDILLPTAGPAEADARLRLVTTRDGGAGQADTELRVGDLVIDEATYTAKLRRRTLELTYKEFELLKYLAQHAGRVFTRAQLLQEVWGYDFFGGTRTVDVHVRRLRAKLGPEHEQMIGTVRNVGYKFERPAKGAKPVVPAAPAVPADAHELSRR
- the mshD gene encoding mycothiol synthase yields the protein MIELSDWTTEPFLDEVREVLRAAEAQDGRPEVDPAGPLPREFAGGWHLLARRDGVPAGYLHLDVDGDAHGRQVAELVVRPGHRRHGVGAALTRALVERAAAGFRVWAHGDHPGAAALAAKLGLGRQRELLVLHVDADSATWPEPVLRNDIRLRTFVPAQDEEAVIAVNARAFDWHPEQGALTVAELRDEERQAWFDPAGFFLAEDDRQRVTGFHWTKVHDPVAGRFGGEPVGEVYVVGVDPATQGGGLGKALTLAGLRYLRSRGLRQVILYVEGDNAAALAVYEKLGFTRFETDVQYGQ
- the pstS gene encoding phosphate ABC transporter substrate-binding protein PstS, with amino-acid sequence MKIMRPLGAVGVVASAALVLAACGSDPAASNTNAAASGAPAATGTAQVDCGGKSPLSGEGSTAQNNAIEIFKQQYGKKCDGQQVNYTASGSGAGVKQFNANQVDFGGSDSPVTETDLEAATKRCASPAWNIPLVVGPVAVGYHLSGVDKLTLTPTVIAKIFNGGITKWNDPAIKAVKGNESLNLPDKPIQVVSRSDESGTTDNFQKYLSAAAKDAWTQGAGKKFNGGVGNGAQGSNGVASTVKGADGSITYVEGAFAKDGVTPALIDSGSGGVALSSENVAKSLDSAKFLNEGTNDLALDLDGIYSSNVAGAYPLLLTTYEIVCSKYSNPDVAKAVKAFLTVSATQGQQPLSAKGYVPIPQSLQDKVLTAVKAIS
- the pstC gene encoding phosphate ABC transporter permease subunit PstC encodes the protein MRAGDRIFQNLTTGSGIFVVALIGLIGIFLVIQAIPALRANHANFLFNHGWSTNDPTNMAFGIADLAEVTVATSVVALIIAMPISLGIALFLTQYAPSRLARPFAYVVDLLAAVPSIIFGLWGILVFAPAIEPFSQWINETFAWFPLLAPGNVEPNVRGTIFTAGIVLAVMILPIITSLSREVFQRTPTTHIEGALALGATRWEVIRTTVLPFGKAGYIGASMLGLGRALGETIALAVILLIPQGRNFDWSLFDGGATFASKIAQNYSEFNNPTSAGAYIAAGLVLFVLTFLVNFAARSIIAKKGD